The Microbacterium limosum genome contains a region encoding:
- a CDS encoding PadR family transcriptional regulator, whose translation MNGSFTGDGFGFGAGLGKAGSGIWEAMEQLRDEFERRVSPRQGGRMGRGDVRAAVLSLLAEQPMHGYQIISEIEQRSGGSWKPSPGSVYPTLQLLADEGLITAEEANGRKTYALTDAGREEADAAGDRPAPWQTSASRSEAGPRVGALPKAGVELAQAAAQVARSGSPDQVQRAVDVLEEARRKLYSILAQD comes from the coding sequence ATGAACGGTTCATTCACGGGAGACGGATTCGGCTTCGGCGCCGGGCTCGGCAAGGCCGGATCGGGCATCTGGGAGGCGATGGAGCAGCTCCGCGACGAGTTCGAGCGGCGCGTGTCGCCGCGTCAGGGGGGCCGCATGGGACGAGGCGACGTCCGCGCCGCCGTCCTGTCGCTGCTGGCCGAGCAGCCGATGCACGGATACCAGATCATCAGCGAGATCGAGCAGCGCAGCGGCGGCTCGTGGAAGCCGAGCCCGGGCTCGGTGTACCCCACTCTCCAGCTGCTGGCCGACGAGGGCCTCATCACGGCCGAAGAGGCCAACGGCCGCAAGACATACGCGCTCACGGACGCCGGTCGCGAGGAGGCGGATGCCGCCGGCGACCGCCCCGCGCCGTGGCAGACCTCCGCGTCGCGCTCCGAGGCGGGCCCCCGAGTGGGCGCGCTCCCGAAAGCGGGCGTGGAGCTGGCGCAGGCGGCGGCACAGGTGGCCCGCTCCGGATCGCCCGACCAGGTCCAGCGCGCGGTGGACGTCCTCGAGGAGGCGCGTCGTAAGCTCTACTCGATCCTCGCCCAGGACTGA
- a CDS encoding ABC1 kinase family protein has product MTDVGDTRARYRRILRFAARYLVQTWWFEIALPRLGLVRIAERTRSSRMRRFARKFHVLAVDLGGLMIKVGQFMSSRLDVLPPEITKELEGLQDEVPPVPFARIRAAAAAELGVPLEAAYAWIDEAPVAAASLGQVHRARLAPADAEQTGMSAVVVKVQRPGIQQIVDVDLAALRRVGGWLSRIRLVYTRVNAPALVEEFAATSMEEIDYLHEAENAERFARDFADDDRVAMPEVVWERSTRRLLTLQDVTAIKITDHEALRVAGVEPDAVARRFAAVMFDQLFDHGFFHADPHPGNVFVTLGEGPQEGEGPRWRFTFVDFGMMGEVPSGIRRGLRQLLIAVASRDGRGLVAAIREVGVLLPSADTAELERAMTQLFARFGGMGFAELAQVDPREFRAFAIEFGDVVRSLPFQLPENFLLIVRASSLTSGVCSALNPAFNLWDSVEPYAARLLQDERGNIAQAIGKDVLHAASVAARLPVRLDDLVTRLDDGQVSIDTPRLDRRIARLERLGRRILSAVLFVGLVVAGAVLVPDQAVLGAVLMSASGLPLLHALFAGAGGRSGTP; this is encoded by the coding sequence ATGACCGACGTCGGCGACACGCGTGCCCGCTACCGTCGCATCCTGCGGTTCGCCGCTCGCTACCTCGTGCAGACCTGGTGGTTCGAGATAGCGCTGCCGCGGCTCGGGCTGGTGCGGATCGCGGAACGCACGCGCAGTTCTCGGATGCGGCGGTTCGCGCGTAAGTTCCACGTGCTCGCCGTCGACCTCGGCGGGCTCATGATCAAGGTCGGGCAGTTCATGTCCTCGCGCCTGGACGTGCTGCCGCCCGAGATCACGAAGGAGCTCGAGGGACTGCAGGACGAGGTGCCACCGGTTCCGTTCGCGCGGATCCGGGCCGCGGCGGCGGCTGAGCTCGGCGTGCCGCTCGAGGCGGCCTACGCGTGGATCGACGAGGCGCCCGTGGCCGCGGCATCCCTCGGTCAGGTCCATCGCGCGAGGCTGGCGCCCGCCGACGCGGAACAGACCGGCATGTCCGCGGTGGTCGTGAAGGTGCAGCGGCCCGGCATCCAGCAGATCGTCGACGTCGACCTGGCGGCGCTTCGCCGCGTGGGCGGCTGGCTCAGCCGCATCCGGCTCGTGTACACGCGGGTCAACGCCCCGGCCCTCGTGGAGGAGTTCGCGGCGACGAGCATGGAGGAGATCGACTACCTCCATGAGGCGGAGAACGCCGAGCGTTTCGCGCGGGATTTCGCCGACGACGACCGGGTGGCGATGCCCGAGGTGGTCTGGGAGCGCTCGACGCGTCGCCTGCTCACCCTGCAGGACGTCACGGCGATCAAGATCACCGACCACGAGGCACTGCGGGTCGCGGGCGTCGAGCCCGACGCCGTGGCGCGCCGCTTCGCCGCCGTCATGTTCGATCAGCTGTTCGACCACGGCTTCTTCCACGCAGACCCCCACCCCGGGAACGTCTTCGTCACCCTCGGAGAGGGCCCGCAGGAGGGGGAGGGGCCGCGTTGGAGGTTCACATTCGTCGACTTCGGGATGATGGGCGAGGTGCCCTCCGGCATCCGACGCGGCCTGCGTCAGCTGCTCATCGCGGTCGCCTCCCGCGACGGGAGAGGACTGGTGGCGGCGATCCGCGAGGTGGGGGTGCTCCTGCCCTCGGCCGACACGGCGGAGCTGGAGCGGGCCATGACGCAGCTGTTCGCGCGGTTCGGGGGCATGGGATTCGCCGAGCTCGCGCAGGTCGACCCGCGCGAGTTCCGCGCGTTCGCGATCGAGTTCGGCGACGTCGTGCGGTCGCTGCCCTTCCAGCTCCCCGAGAACTTCCTCCTGATCGTGCGCGCGTCGTCGCTGACCTCGGGCGTGTGCAGTGCGCTGAACCCGGCGTTCAACCTGTGGGACTCCGTCGAGCCGTACGCCGCCAGGCTTCTGCAGGACGAGCGCGGCAACATCGCGCAGGCCATCGGCAAGGACGTGCTGCACGCCGCGAGCGTCGCGGCACGCCTCCCCGTCCGGCTCGACGACCTCGTCACCCGCCTCGACGACGGGCAGGTCTCGATCGACACGCCGCGCCTCGATCGCCGCATCGCGCGATTGGAGCGCCTGGGACGACGGATCTTGTCCGCCGTGCTCTTCGTCGGGCTCGTCGTGGCGGGTGCGGTCCTGGTGCCGGACCAGGCCGTCCTCGGCGCGGTTCTGATGAGCGCGTCCGGACTGCCGCTGCTGCACGCCCTCTTCGCGGGCGCCGGCGGCCGCTCGGGAACTCCGTAG
- a CDS encoding lytic transglycosylase domain-containing protein, producing the protein MRSITSSSPDRRTRRLADRSARRARRRPAIATSALALGIIAAVGLSTAPAAQAGASGTSPGIALASFTTAIEPTPVVSPTGTDEISTAMQAELAAADASLAAATAVASDISASGLDIGVPETTVDTAALEDAIDRLEGATDLPAPLVPDLTDDVTEHRTVVDGQVASLRGSLEAAQAKKAEEEAAEKARLEAEAAARAAAAAPAPRSSAAGAPIAAGGAVGGTSPADAQATARSMLGGYGWGDDQFSCLVSLWHKESGWRYNAYNASSGATGIPQALPGSKMASAGADWQTNPATQIRWGLGYIQGRYGSPCGAWSHSQSVGWY; encoded by the coding sequence ATGCGCTCCATCACGTCTTCGTCACCCGACCGCCGCACCCGTCGCCTCGCTGATCGCAGCGCACGACGGGCCCGCCGCCGGCCCGCGATCGCCACGAGCGCACTCGCGCTGGGCATCATCGCGGCGGTCGGCCTGTCGACGGCCCCCGCGGCCCAGGCGGGTGCCTCCGGCACTTCCCCCGGCATCGCGCTCGCCTCCTTCACGACCGCCATCGAGCCGACCCCTGTCGTCTCGCCGACGGGCACGGACGAGATCTCCACCGCGATGCAGGCCGAACTGGCCGCGGCCGACGCGTCGCTGGCCGCGGCCACCGCCGTCGCATCGGACATCTCGGCCTCGGGACTCGACATCGGCGTGCCCGAGACGACCGTCGACACCGCCGCGCTGGAAGACGCGATCGATCGACTCGAGGGCGCGACCGACCTGCCGGCGCCTCTCGTTCCCGACCTGACCGACGACGTGACCGAGCACCGCACGGTCGTCGACGGCCAGGTCGCCAGCCTGCGAGGCAGCCTCGAGGCAGCCCAGGCGAAGAAGGCCGAGGAGGAGGCCGCCGAGAAGGCGCGTCTCGAGGCCGAGGCCGCCGCGAGGGCCGCCGCCGCGGCACCCGCCCCGCGCTCCTCCGCTGCCGGTGCCCCCATCGCCGCGGGTGGCGCCGTCGGCGGCACGAGCCCCGCGGACGCGCAGGCGACCGCCCGCTCGATGCTCGGCGGCTACGGATGGGGCGACGACCAGTTCTCGTGCCTCGTCTCCCTCTGGCACAAGGAGTCCGGATGGCGCTACAACGCCTACAACGCCTCGAGCGGCGCCACCGGCATCCCGCAGGCTCTGCCCGGCAGCAAGATGGCGTCGGCCGGTGCCGACTGGCAGACCAACCCGGCGACCCAGATCCGCTGGGGTCTGGGATACATCCAGGGCCGCTACGGCAGCCCCTGCGGCGCCTGGTCGCACTCGCAGTCGGTCGGCTGGTACTGA
- a CDS encoding DUF2200 domain-containing protein, producing MAEHRIFAMPFARVYPLYLAKVERKGRAPEDVDRVITWLTGYDEAGLRRSIEEGVDLATFFARAPRINPDSTLITGVICGLRVEDIEDPLMQQIRYMDKLVDEVARGKKMASILRGGAAV from the coding sequence ATGGCCGAACACCGCATCTTCGCAATGCCCTTCGCCCGGGTCTACCCGCTGTATCTCGCGAAGGTCGAGCGCAAAGGGAGGGCCCCGGAAGACGTGGATCGCGTCATCACCTGGCTCACCGGCTACGACGAAGCGGGCCTGCGGCGCAGCATCGAGGAGGGCGTCGACCTCGCGACGTTCTTCGCGCGCGCCCCCCGGATCAATCCCGACAGCACGCTCATCACCGGAGTCATCTGCGGCCTGCGCGTGGAGGACATCGAGGATCCTCTGATGCAGCAGATCCGGTACATGGACAAGCTCGTCGACGAGGTCGCCCGAGGGAAGAAGATGGCATCGATTCTGCGGGGCGGCGCGGCGGTCTGA
- a CDS encoding CoA pyrophosphatase translates to MPASSSSRSARAQLAAFAARGAGGALARRFGPLPGAGLRPAAVLMLFGVLDRLPSDHEAQARAVSRDLDVLLLARAATLRSHPGQIAFPGGRVDPGDDGAVAAAVREAEEETGVDAAGVEVLGELERVSLAFSGHVVTPVLAWWRHPSPVGVVDEAESADVFRMPVADLLDPANRGVTVIRRGGREFRGPGFLVPHGRDGRLVWGFTGMLLDGLFDALGWTEDWDRSRELPL, encoded by the coding sequence GTGCCCGCTTCCTCCTCGTCTCGGAGCGCCCGGGCGCAACTGGCGGCGTTCGCGGCGCGGGGCGCCGGAGGGGCCCTGGCCCGGCGGTTCGGTCCTCTGCCCGGGGCCGGCCTGCGACCCGCGGCCGTGCTGATGCTCTTCGGGGTGCTCGACCGCCTGCCGAGCGATCACGAGGCCCAGGCCCGGGCCGTGTCCCGCGACCTCGACGTGCTGCTGCTGGCCCGCGCCGCGACACTGCGCTCGCACCCCGGTCAGATCGCCTTCCCCGGGGGAAGGGTGGATCCGGGAGACGACGGCGCGGTGGCCGCCGCCGTGCGCGAGGCCGAGGAGGAGACCGGCGTCGACGCCGCGGGGGTGGAGGTGCTCGGCGAGCTGGAGCGCGTCTCGCTGGCATTCTCCGGTCATGTCGTGACGCCCGTGCTCGCCTGGTGGCGGCATCCCTCTCCCGTCGGGGTCGTCGACGAGGCGGAGTCGGCGGACGTGTTCCGGATGCCCGTCGCCGACCTGCTCGATCCCGCCAATCGCGGGGTGACGGTGATACGGCGCGGCGGTCGGGAGTTCCGCGGCCCGGGATTCCTCGTGCCGCACGGCCGCGACGGCCGACTGGTGTGGGGATTCACCGGCATGCTGCTGGACGGGCTGTTCGACGCGCTCGGATGGACCGAGGACTGGGATCGCTCGCGCGAGCTTCCGCTCTGA
- the msrA gene encoding peptide-methionine (S)-S-oxide reductase MsrA — protein MTDDGSITRTPGTETAVLAGGCFWGMEDLIRRQPGVLGTRVGYTGGENAHATYRNHPGHAEAVEIVFDPEATTYRDILAFFFQIHDPSTLNRQGNDIGTSYRSAIFPLTPEQERVARETILDVDASGLWPGKAVTTIEEAGPFWEAEPEHQDYLLRYPNGYTCHFPRAGWVLPRKDATATA, from the coding sequence ATGACCGACGACGGCAGCATCACCCGCACCCCCGGAACCGAGACGGCGGTCCTCGCCGGCGGATGCTTCTGGGGCATGGAAGACCTGATCCGGCGCCAGCCCGGCGTGCTCGGCACGCGGGTCGGCTACACCGGGGGAGAGAACGCCCACGCGACCTACCGCAACCACCCCGGTCATGCCGAAGCGGTGGAGATCGTCTTCGACCCGGAGGCGACGACCTACCGCGACATCCTGGCCTTCTTCTTCCAGATCCACGACCCGTCGACGCTGAACCGGCAGGGCAACGACATCGGCACGAGCTACCGCTCGGCGATCTTCCCGCTCACCCCCGAGCAGGAGCGCGTCGCGCGGGAGACCATCCTGGACGTGGACGCCTCGGGCCTGTGGCCGGGCAAGGCCGTGACGACGATCGAGGAGGCCGGCCCCTTCTGGGAGGCCGAGCCGGAGCACCAGGACTACCTGTTGCGCTACCCCAACGGCTACACGTGCCACTTCCCGCGCGCGGGCTGGGTCCTGCCGCGCAAGGACGCCACCGCCACCGCTTAG
- a CDS encoding DUF4349 domain-containing protein, producing MSTPTPPLPPLTEATIDRIEARVMDAAQHDRASRRRRRRTAWAVAASAAAVLVVAAVISPAVVGGIGGAASDEAGVIATDGAFEPAPGGAPPGDAAPESVDGSIIAGRGSAGDASTSQSAPDRELIASGSMRVLVGDVDAAAEAIAEDAQARGGYVESLNVGRTDLVVDPATGTSMPAPVDGAWITVRVPADELPAAMAAAGARGEVTSSSVSRVDVTEQAQDLRARLAAAEASVARLTELMAQSESVADLIAAETALAERQAELESYRQQLEQLDEQVELSSLTVELAVERTEVRADPAGFGDGLVTGWNSMIAALNGFVVALGFLLPWLAVIALAAALVWGVRALVRRRRASQQRPRGES from the coding sequence ATGAGCACCCCGACCCCGCCCCTGCCGCCGCTGACCGAGGCGACGATCGACCGCATCGAGGCGCGTGTCATGGATGCCGCGCAGCACGATCGCGCGAGCAGGCGGCGCCGGCGGCGCACCGCCTGGGCGGTTGCGGCCTCCGCGGCGGCCGTGCTCGTCGTCGCCGCCGTCATCTCGCCCGCTGTCGTCGGCGGCATCGGAGGCGCCGCTTCGGACGAGGCGGGCGTGATCGCCACCGACGGCGCGTTCGAGCCGGCTCCCGGGGGCGCGCCCCCCGGTGACGCGGCACCCGAGTCAGTCGACGGGTCGATCATCGCCGGGCGGGGTTCCGCGGGGGACGCGTCGACTTCCCAGAGCGCGCCCGACCGCGAGCTGATCGCCTCCGGATCCATGCGTGTGCTCGTGGGAGATGTGGATGCCGCGGCCGAGGCCATCGCCGAGGACGCGCAGGCCCGCGGGGGGTACGTCGAAAGCCTCAACGTCGGCCGCACCGATCTCGTCGTCGACCCCGCGACGGGGACGTCGATGCCCGCGCCGGTCGACGGTGCGTGGATCACCGTGCGCGTGCCCGCCGACGAGCTTCCGGCCGCAATGGCGGCGGCCGGCGCACGCGGGGAGGTGACCTCCTCGAGCGTGTCGCGGGTCGACGTCACGGAGCAGGCCCAGGATTTGCGCGCACGCCTGGCCGCGGCCGAGGCATCCGTCGCGCGCCTGACCGAGCTCATGGCCCAGAGCGAATCGGTGGCCGACCTGATCGCGGCCGAGACCGCGCTCGCGGAGAGGCAGGCGGAACTGGAGTCGTACCGCCAGCAGCTCGAGCAGCTCGATGAGCAGGTGGAGCTGTCGTCGCTGACGGTCGAGCTCGCGGTGGAGCGGACGGAGGTCAGGGCCGATCCGGCGGGGTTCGGCGATGGTCTCGTCACCGGCTGGAACAGCATGATCGCCGCCCTCAACGGCTTCGTCGTCGCCCTCGGGTTCCTGCTGCCCTGGCTCGCGGTCATCGCCCTGGCGGCCGCTCTCGTCTGGGGCGTGCGGGCGCTGGTGCGGCGGCGCCGCGCGTCGCAGCAGCGCCCGCGCGGCGAGTCCTAA
- a CDS encoding RNA polymerase sigma factor has protein sequence MHDEATLVAQAAAGSDFAFRTLYRAHVRPVYWVAYGVLGDAGEAEDAAQETFVTAWRKLSGLQLRGTSMLPWLVTICRFHCANRLRARRATEPLEHAEQLPATVDVEKQVIDAEYARRILAEIEQLDPLDRDIFLLCATEGYGYDAAAGALGVTHGTVRNRLSRIRSRVRTSLGETS, from the coding sequence ATGCACGACGAAGCCACGCTGGTCGCGCAGGCGGCGGCGGGCAGCGACTTCGCCTTCCGCACGCTCTATCGCGCGCACGTGCGCCCCGTTTACTGGGTCGCCTATGGCGTGCTCGGCGACGCGGGAGAGGCGGAGGATGCCGCTCAGGAGACGTTCGTGACCGCGTGGCGCAAGCTCTCGGGCCTGCAGCTGCGGGGCACGTCGATGCTGCCGTGGCTCGTCACCATCTGCCGCTTCCACTGCGCCAACAGGCTGCGCGCCCGCCGCGCGACGGAACCGCTCGAGCACGCCGAACAGCTGCCGGCCACGGTGGATGTCGAGAAGCAGGTGATCGACGCCGAGTACGCCCGGCGCATCCTGGCCGAGATCGAACAGCTCGACCCCCTCGACCGTGACATCTTCCTGCTGTGTGCGACGGAGGGCTACGGCTACGACGCCGCCGCCGGCGCGCTCGGAGTCACGCACGGCACGGTGCGCAATCGTCTCTCTCGTATCCGATCGCGCGTGCGCACATCCCTGGGAGAGACCTCATGA
- a CDS encoding TerC family protein, producing MDLVLPVWFQIGSLVVVTLILVADLLIILKRPHIPSTKESTLWVVFYVTLALIFAGVMWFFAGGEVAGQFVAGWLTEYSLSIDNLFVFVLIMSQFSVPRRYQQEVLMVGIIIALVLRGLFILVGAAVIEHFSPIFYLFGAFLIYTAVKQAFPGGDHDSDVTQENFLLRLLRRGIDIHDEYDGSKLRTVVDGRKMFTPMIIVFAAIGVTDLLFAIDSIPAIFGITQSAFIVFTANVFALMGLRQLYFLLGDLLDRLRYLHYGIAFILAFIGVKLILHALHENELPFINGGEHIEWVPVISTWVSLAVIVLSMAVATLASLSASARERRADGEDEAAASVAVEMGTPSTVEQPPASDAKPDARS from the coding sequence ATGGACCTCGTCCTTCCCGTCTGGTTCCAGATCGGCTCGCTCGTCGTGGTGACGCTGATCCTCGTGGCAGACCTGCTGATCATCCTCAAGCGGCCGCACATCCCCTCCACGAAGGAGTCGACCCTGTGGGTCGTCTTCTACGTCACTCTCGCCCTGATCTTCGCGGGTGTCATGTGGTTCTTCGCGGGGGGAGAGGTCGCGGGGCAGTTCGTGGCGGGGTGGCTGACGGAGTACAGCCTGTCGATCGACAACCTCTTCGTCTTCGTGCTGATCATGAGCCAGTTCTCGGTGCCGCGGCGGTATCAGCAGGAGGTGCTGATGGTCGGCATCATCATCGCGCTCGTCCTGCGCGGCCTGTTCATCCTGGTGGGTGCGGCGGTCATCGAGCACTTCAGCCCGATCTTCTATCTCTTCGGCGCGTTCCTGATCTACACCGCCGTCAAGCAGGCCTTCCCGGGTGGCGACCACGACTCCGACGTCACGCAGGAGAACTTCCTCCTCCGCCTGCTTCGCCGGGGCATAGACATCCACGACGAGTACGACGGCTCGAAGCTGCGCACGGTCGTGGACGGCAGGAAGATGTTCACGCCGATGATCATCGTCTTCGCGGCGATCGGGGTCACCGACCTGCTCTTCGCGATCGACTCGATCCCCGCGATCTTCGGCATCACGCAGAGCGCCTTCATCGTCTTCACCGCCAACGTCTTCGCGCTGATGGGGCTGCGCCAGCTGTACTTCCTCCTCGGCGACCTGCTCGACCGCCTGCGCTATCTGCACTACGGCATCGCGTTCATCCTCGCCTTCATCGGCGTGAAGCTCATCCTGCACGCGCTGCACGAGAACGAGCTGCCCTTCATCAACGGGGGTGAGCACATCGAGTGGGTGCCGGTCATCTCGACGTGGGTGTCGCTCGCCGTCATCGTGCTCTCGATGGCGGTCGCGACGCTCGCGAGCCTCTCGGCCTCGGCCCGCGAGCGCCGCGCCGACGGCGAGGACGAGGCGGCTGCGAGCGTCGCGGTCGAGATGGGCACTCCCTCCACCGTCGAGCAGCCCCCGGCATCCGATGCCAAGCCCGACGCCCGCAGCTGA
- the leuC gene encoding 3-isopropylmalate dehydratase large subunit, which produces MSTPQTHASDITIPDRPRTLAEKVWDDHLVVKGEDGQPDLIYIDLHLVHEVTSPQAFDGLRTEGRPLRRLDLTIATEDHNTPTLEIDKPIADLTSRTQIETLRRNAEEFGVRIHSLGDKEQGIVHVVGPQLGLTMPGITVVCGDSHTSTHGAFGAMAFGIGTSEVEHVMATQTLPLKPFKTMAITVEGELKPGVTAKDIILAVIAKIGTNGGQGYVLEYRGSAIRSLSMEGRMTICNMSIEAGARAGMVAPDETTFAYVKDKPHAPQGKDWEDAVAYWRTLPSDEGAVYDAEVFLDANELEPFVTWGTNPGQGVSLSDSVPDPAAMTDPNERRAAERALEYMDLEPGTAMKDVAVDAVFMGSCTNSRIEDLRAFASIIRGRTKAEGVRVMVVPGSARVRLEAEAEGLDKVFVDFGAEWRFAGCSMCLGMNPDQLAPGERCASTSNRNFEGRQGKGGRTHLVSPLVAAATAIRGTLSSPSDLEPADAVAATTGAEA; this is translated from the coding sequence ATGAGCACACCGCAGACCCACGCGTCCGACATCACGATCCCCGATCGACCGCGCACCCTCGCCGAGAAGGTCTGGGACGACCACCTCGTCGTCAAGGGCGAGGACGGCCAGCCCGACCTCATCTACATCGACCTGCACCTCGTGCACGAGGTGACCAGCCCGCAGGCATTCGACGGACTGCGCACCGAGGGCCGCCCGCTGCGGCGTCTCGACCTGACGATCGCGACCGAGGACCACAACACCCCGACGCTCGAGATCGACAAGCCGATCGCCGACCTCACGAGCCGCACCCAGATCGAGACCCTGCGCCGCAACGCCGAGGAGTTCGGCGTGCGCATCCACTCGCTGGGCGACAAGGAGCAGGGCATCGTGCACGTCGTAGGCCCGCAGCTGGGCCTGACGATGCCGGGGATCACCGTCGTCTGCGGAGACTCGCACACGAGCACCCACGGCGCGTTCGGCGCGATGGCCTTCGGCATCGGCACGAGCGAGGTCGAGCACGTCATGGCGACCCAGACCCTGCCGCTCAAGCCCTTCAAGACGATGGCCATCACGGTCGAGGGCGAGCTCAAGCCCGGCGTCACGGCGAAGGACATCATCCTCGCCGTCATCGCCAAGATCGGCACGAACGGCGGCCAGGGCTACGTGCTCGAGTACCGCGGCAGCGCGATCCGCTCCCTCTCGATGGAGGGGCGGATGACGATCTGCAACATGTCGATCGAGGCGGGCGCGCGCGCCGGCATGGTCGCGCCCGACGAGACGACCTTCGCCTACGTGAAGGACAAGCCGCACGCCCCCCAGGGCAAGGATTGGGAGGATGCCGTCGCCTACTGGCGCACGCTGCCCTCCGACGAGGGCGCCGTCTACGACGCGGAGGTCTTCCTCGACGCGAACGAGCTCGAGCCCTTCGTCACGTGGGGGACCAACCCCGGCCAGGGCGTGTCCCTCTCGGACTCCGTGCCCGACCCCGCGGCGATGACCGATCCCAACGAGCGCCGCGCCGCCGAGCGCGCGCTCGAGTACATGGACCTCGAGCCGGGCACCGCGATGAAGGACGTCGCCGTCGACGCCGTCTTCATGGGCTCGTGCACCAACAGCCGGATCGAGGACCTGCGCGCGTTCGCATCGATCATCCGGGGCCGCACGAAGGCCGAAGGGGTGCGTGTCATGGTCGTCCCCGGATCGGCGCGCGTGCGCCTCGAGGCCGAGGCCGAGGGCCTGGACAAGGTCTTCGTCGACTTCGGTGCGGAATGGCGCTTCGCCGGCTGCTCGATGTGCCTCGGGATGAACCCCGACCAGCTCGCCCCCGGCGAGCGGTGCGCGTCGACGAGCAACCGCAACTTCGAGGGCCGGCAGGGCAAGGGCGGGCGCACGCACCTCGTCTCCCCGCTCGTGGCCGCGGCCACCGCCATCAGGGGCACGCTCTCGAGCCCGAGCGACCTCGAGCCGGCCGACGCTGTGGCGGCCACGACCGGGGCGGAGGCCTGA
- the leuD gene encoding 3-isopropylmalate dehydratase small subunit — translation MEKFTTHTGVAVPLRRSAVDTDQIIPAVYLKRVTKTGFEDALFANWRQDPDFVLNQPAYAGASILVAGPDFGTGSSREHAVWALRDYGFRVVLSSRFADIFRGNAGKQGLLAAVVPEADLERIWSALEAEPGALMTVDLEAREVSVADVRVAFDIDDYTRWRLLEGLDDIGLTLRNEDKIAAYEARRESWRPRTLPVPPLPLT, via the coding sequence ATGGAGAAGTTCACCACGCACACGGGTGTCGCGGTGCCCCTGCGCCGGTCGGCCGTCGACACCGACCAGATCATCCCCGCCGTCTACCTCAAGCGGGTCACCAAGACGGGCTTTGAGGACGCCCTGTTCGCCAACTGGCGCCAGGATCCCGACTTCGTGCTGAACCAGCCGGCGTACGCGGGGGCGAGCATCCTCGTCGCCGGCCCCGATTTCGGCACCGGCTCGAGCCGGGAGCACGCCGTGTGGGCGCTGCGCGACTACGGGTTCCGGGTCGTGCTCAGCTCGCGCTTCGCCGACATCTTCCGCGGCAACGCGGGCAAGCAGGGCCTGCTCGCCGCCGTCGTGCCCGAGGCGGACCTGGAGCGCATCTGGTCGGCGCTGGAGGCCGAGCCGGGCGCGCTGATGACGGTGGACCTGGAGGCGCGCGAGGTGTCGGTCGCCGATGTCCGGGTCGCATTCGACATCGACGATTACACTAGGTGGCGGCTCCTGGAGGGACTCGACGACATCGGGCTCACCCTCAGGAACGAAGACAAGATCGCAGCTTACGAGGCGCGACGCGAATCATGGAGGCCACGCACCCTACCGGTGCCGCCCCTTCCCCTAACGTGA